From the genome of Gemmatimonas phototrophica, one region includes:
- a CDS encoding alpha/beta fold hydrolase, producing MRGEFVDLNGVRLYCYAFGQRGAGHPIVLVHGSFTSSHLWQDVLPRLPKGHRVLVLDLLGHGRSDPPGSTSMTVAAHADRLAQLLDVMGVREAMLVGHGMGAAVSARVAHEHPDRIAHLMLVNPTLLSGHVNEAVLNHRVRRVAALVPLWRRLAPSWLASALHAALLPCFAHRDAGARSLDVYLKPFRLRDGRDAACAQLSALALSRGDTVPALAPGALQCPTALVLGATDPFLDDARSARVINWVKTATDNTATVHSLPGVAHVAPEEAPDRLGTLVSELITR from the coding sequence ATGCGCGGTGAATTTGTGGACCTCAACGGGGTCCGGTTGTACTGCTATGCCTTTGGGCAGCGCGGCGCCGGTCATCCCATTGTGTTGGTCCACGGCTCCTTCACGTCCTCACATCTGTGGCAGGACGTGCTGCCACGCCTCCCCAAGGGGCATCGGGTCCTCGTGCTCGACCTGCTTGGCCACGGGCGCAGTGATCCACCAGGCTCGACGTCCATGACCGTGGCCGCGCACGCAGACCGCCTGGCGCAGCTGCTCGACGTGATGGGGGTGCGTGAGGCGATGCTGGTGGGGCATGGCATGGGCGCTGCGGTTTCGGCACGTGTGGCGCATGAGCACCCGGACCGCATTGCGCATCTCATGCTGGTCAACCCCACGCTGCTTTCCGGCCACGTCAATGAAGCCGTGCTCAATCACCGCGTGCGGCGCGTGGCCGCGCTGGTGCCACTCTGGCGGCGCCTCGCCCCCTCGTGGCTCGCCTCGGCGCTGCACGCCGCGTTGCTCCCGTGTTTTGCTCACCGTGACGCAGGAGCCCGCTCCCTCGACGTCTACCTCAAGCCCTTCCGTCTGCGCGATGGCCGGGATGCGGCCTGCGCCCAGCTGTCTGCACTGGCGCTCTCGCGCGGAGATACCGTGCCGGCGCTGGCGCCTGGCGCTCTGCAGTGCCCCACGGCCCTGGTGCTCGGCGCCACCGACCCGTTTCTCGATGACGCTCGCAGCGCCCGTGTCATCAACTGGGTGAAGACGGCCACCGACAACACCGCCACCGTACACTCACTCCCGGGCGTCGCCCACGTGGCGCCGGAAGAGGCGCCCGACCGCCTGGGCACCCTCGTGAGCGAACTCATTACCCGCTGA
- a CDS encoding cyclase family protein, whose amino-acid sequence MRSLVPVVAVLLSGCQSPSSQATKTPPALDLARLRPIDLSHAYNAQTIYWPNSPTTFSLQSQAKGPTPGGWFYSANSFSSPEHGGTHLDAPIHFSEQGRSSEQIPVAQLIGAAVVIDISGKVAQAPDYLLTRDDVLAFEQTHGKIAANSMVLLRTGWSSRWPDRKAYLGDDTPGRTDQLHFPSFGPEAATLLVEERQVSVLGADVASIDGGQSKDFRVHRIAAAKNVPGLENLTNLDSLPPTGAFVLALPMKIEGGSGGPLRAVALVPR is encoded by the coding sequence ATGCGATCGCTGGTTCCGGTTGTCGCGGTGTTGCTCAGTGGTTGCCAGTCGCCATCGTCGCAGGCGACGAAGACACCGCCGGCACTCGACCTCGCACGGCTGCGCCCCATCGATCTCTCGCACGCGTACAACGCGCAAACCATCTACTGGCCCAATTCACCCACCACGTTCTCTCTGCAGTCCCAGGCGAAGGGCCCCACGCCGGGCGGCTGGTTCTACTCGGCCAACAGCTTCTCGTCACCTGAACACGGCGGCACCCATCTCGATGCACCCATTCACTTCAGCGAGCAGGGGCGCAGCAGCGAGCAGATTCCGGTGGCGCAGCTCATTGGCGCAGCGGTGGTGATCGACATCAGTGGCAAGGTGGCGCAGGCGCCCGACTATTTGCTAACGCGCGACGACGTGTTGGCATTCGAGCAGACGCACGGGAAGATCGCCGCGAACAGCATGGTGCTGCTGCGCACCGGCTGGAGCAGCCGCTGGCCCGACCGCAAAGCCTACCTCGGCGACGACACGCCTGGCCGTACCGACCAGCTGCACTTCCCGAGCTTCGGCCCCGAGGCGGCAACGTTACTTGTGGAGGAGCGCCAGGTGTCGGTGCTCGGCGCCGACGTGGCGAGCATCGATGGCGGGCAGTCGAAGGATTTCCGGGTGCATCGCATTGCCGCGGCGAAGAATGTACCGGGGCTCGAGAATCTCACCAACCTCGATTCGCTACCGCCCACGGGTGCGTTCGTACTGGCGCTGCCCATGAAGATCGAAGGCGGTTCGGGCGGGCCGCTGCGGGCCGTGGCGCTGGTGCCGCGCTGA
- a CDS encoding serine/threonine-protein kinase yields the protein MTVFSRLATALADRYHVERELGAGGMATVYLAHDLKHERDVAIKVLHPDLGAVLGGERFLAEIKTTAKLQHPHILPLLDSGVADGLLFYVMPFVEGETLRARLDRERQLPIADALQLAREVADGLQYAHDRGVIHRDIKPENVLLQGGHALVADFGIALAVQQSGGARMTQTGLSLGTPQYMAPEQAMGERAIDARADVYALGAVTYEMLTGEPPFTGPTSQAIVARVLTVPPAPLSQTRSTVPAHVEVAVLTALQKLPADRFATVAILSDALRGAMTGPTVTIPAGSPNVAVRRGVPPLLFGAVCMAAIGAALWGWRASRVPASPTVATRFMLALPDSLRLSTTGAQQVIAVAPSGSEFVFAAEGDRLSLYRRRLDSLELKRVPVNVGFGNPVYSPDGRWLALQDADGQLVQVPLGGGDPVLIDSSGSRPSWSDPDRVLYLREGRLWVRDGLDAPRAVELNGVSLKGVGLAFPFLLPGGRVGLVNLRRVGEDNPDEWEVAAVSLSDGTLTPLGVRGAQPRFVAPDLLLLARQNQTLVAVTFDPDRLAVSGTPLTVLDEVFVRNGGAGMYGLSGNGVLAYLTGDFLAEAVVVGRDRTTRFRLAASQGANRASQGLFNNRDGRLSPDGRRVVLVAERAFLNDLYIGTVATGELQPFSSRQRNLSTSPVWSSDGQSVLWTRVENGRNEVVRRRVDGTGGEEVVHRLEPGLRARSMETIPGRQEFLLAVYRDRSGIQSVTEPAKPNAAELWAITPGSTTPPRVLLRGQAVWQLRSSPDGKWVAAAFIEGGSSFVRILDLARPERSVVAFNAASAINGSLFSWLSDARTLLYRQGDQLVTATIAEDDRLEIVRRDTLGRTPTGAPAPGVLAQANALVTDVSRNGDLMLGTVRGDGATGNLLVVETHWIERVRQLMARMRDTNK from the coding sequence ATGACTGTCTTCTCCCGACTGGCCACGGCCCTCGCCGACCGCTATCACGTAGAGCGTGAACTGGGCGCCGGTGGCATGGCGACCGTGTATCTCGCGCACGATCTCAAGCACGAGCGGGATGTGGCCATCAAGGTACTGCACCCCGACCTTGGCGCCGTACTTGGCGGTGAGCGGTTCCTGGCCGAGATCAAGACGACTGCGAAGTTGCAGCACCCGCACATTCTGCCGCTGCTCGACAGCGGGGTGGCGGACGGATTGCTGTTCTACGTCATGCCGTTTGTCGAAGGCGAGACGCTGCGGGCGCGCCTCGACCGAGAGCGGCAGTTGCCCATCGCCGATGCCTTGCAGCTCGCGCGCGAAGTGGCCGATGGGCTGCAGTATGCACACGACCGCGGCGTGATTCACCGCGACATCAAGCCGGAAAACGTCCTGCTCCAAGGCGGTCATGCGTTGGTCGCGGACTTCGGCATCGCGTTGGCGGTGCAGCAGTCAGGTGGCGCGCGCATGACGCAAACGGGGCTCTCGCTGGGCACGCCGCAATACATGGCCCCTGAGCAGGCGATGGGCGAACGCGCCATCGACGCGCGGGCCGATGTGTATGCCCTGGGTGCCGTTACGTACGAAATGCTCACCGGCGAGCCGCCGTTCACGGGACCTACGAGTCAGGCTATCGTGGCGCGTGTGCTCACCGTGCCGCCGGCGCCGCTTTCGCAGACACGCAGCACGGTGCCGGCGCACGTCGAAGTGGCGGTACTGACGGCATTGCAGAAACTACCCGCGGATCGTTTCGCGACCGTCGCCATATTGTCCGACGCGCTGCGTGGGGCCATGACGGGGCCGACGGTCACCATACCTGCCGGCAGTCCCAACGTGGCCGTGCGGCGTGGAGTGCCGCCGCTGCTTTTCGGCGCGGTGTGTATGGCCGCCATCGGCGCCGCGCTCTGGGGGTGGCGCGCGTCGCGCGTACCTGCCTCCCCGACGGTAGCCACCCGCTTCATGCTCGCGCTGCCCGACTCGTTGCGCTTGAGTACGACCGGAGCCCAGCAGGTCATCGCGGTCGCCCCGAGCGGCAGCGAATTCGTGTTCGCGGCCGAAGGCGATCGCCTGTCGCTATATCGGCGACGGCTCGACAGCCTCGAACTCAAGCGCGTGCCGGTCAACGTCGGCTTTGGCAATCCCGTCTATTCGCCCGATGGCCGCTGGTTGGCTTTGCAGGATGCCGACGGTCAGCTGGTGCAGGTACCGCTCGGCGGAGGTGACCCGGTTCTGATCGACAGCAGCGGGAGCCGCCCCTCGTGGTCCGACCCGGACCGTGTCCTGTATCTGCGGGAAGGGCGCCTCTGGGTGCGCGACGGGCTCGACGCTCCGCGGGCCGTCGAACTCAACGGTGTGTCATTGAAGGGCGTCGGACTGGCATTCCCCTTCCTGTTGCCCGGTGGACGTGTGGGGCTCGTGAATCTCCGGCGCGTTGGCGAGGACAACCCAGACGAGTGGGAGGTGGCGGCCGTCTCGCTCTCCGATGGCACGCTCACGCCGCTCGGCGTGCGCGGCGCCCAGCCCCGATTCGTCGCCCCTGACCTGCTCCTGTTGGCCCGGCAGAACCAGACGCTGGTGGCCGTCACGTTCGACCCCGACCGGTTGGCCGTATCCGGGACGCCGTTGACGGTGCTCGACGAGGTGTTCGTGCGAAACGGCGGCGCCGGCATGTATGGCCTCTCCGGGAACGGGGTGCTGGCCTATTTGACGGGAGACTTCCTGGCCGAGGCCGTCGTCGTAGGGCGCGACCGGACGACTAGGTTCCGGCTCGCGGCAAGCCAGGGCGCCAACCGGGCGAGCCAAGGCCTGTTCAACAATCGCGACGGGCGACTTTCCCCCGATGGGCGACGGGTGGTGCTGGTCGCCGAGCGCGCCTTCTTGAATGACCTGTACATCGGCACCGTCGCCACCGGCGAATTGCAGCCGTTTTCCTCCCGTCAGCGGAATCTGAGTACCTCACCGGTCTGGAGTAGCGATGGCCAGTCGGTGCTCTGGACGCGGGTGGAGAACGGGCGCAACGAAGTGGTCCGACGGCGTGTCGATGGAACGGGGGGCGAAGAGGTCGTCCATCGCCTGGAGCCCGGCCTCCGGGCGCGCTCCATGGAGACGATCCCTGGCCGCCAGGAGTTCCTGCTCGCGGTCTATAGAGATCGAAGTGGAATCCAGAGTGTGACCGAACCCGCAAAGCCGAATGCGGCCGAACTCTGGGCGATCACCCCGGGCAGCACGACGCCACCACGTGTGTTGCTCCGCGGTCAGGCCGTCTGGCAACTGCGGAGTTCACCCGACGGGAAGTGGGTGGCCGCCGCGTTCATCGAGGGCGGCAGCTCATTCGTGCGCATTCTCGACCTGGCGCGTCCCGAGCGGTCGGTCGTGGCGTTCAACGCGGCGAGTGCGATCAATGGTAGTCTCTTTTCGTGGCTCAGTGACGCGCGCACGCTGCTGTATCGTCAGGGGGATCAACTGGTGACCGCGACCATCGCCGAGGATGACCGGCTGGAGATCGTCCGGCGGGACACGCTTGGCCGCACACCCACCGGCGCCCCCGCCCCGGGGGTGCTCGCGCAGGCCAATGCCCTCGTGACCGATGTCAGCCGCAACGGCGACCTGATGCTCGGCACTGTGCGCGGCGATGGCGCCACCGGCAACTTGCTCGTGGTTGAGACCCACTGGATCGAGCGGGTGCGGCAGTTGATGGCCCGTATGCGCGACACGAACAAGTAA
- a CDS encoding serine/threonine-protein kinase gives MFDTPDVAPEQLPGHRAGNVHGNLGRHDAHAADAAMLRDRVTAAVGDIYLIDREVGRGGMAVVYAAEDIRLQRKVALKVLPPDLAFRPEVRERFVREAQTAARLNHPHIVPIYAVHETQGLVCFAMSLVEGESLAARILREPRPAFAFVANMLEQMADALAYAHASGVVHRDIKPDNVLLDKDSGRAMVTDFGIARAAESGSRLTQTGIAVGTPAFMSPEQAMGDKEVDGRSDVYSVGVIGYLMLTGKLPFEASTTPAMLMKQVSETPPLLRGLRPDAPRVLVEILDRCLAKRPSDRWESALQLRDTLRRVQRDGSLLSPNVGPHAAQALAPVVPPPSLSREAGDDKFGHRAEDWAPRRIVEPAPAPRQLPAVGALPPVPQLPPLPLGADRSAQRAWKKAQKDAVRTWRQSVKEQRKANSAVFVEQLKAQQLANLPAATPGKLAERVLTFRKHVKWLGASAAVGTASLLIGAPLNIEPLLIPAVGGLIASMVSLQLLTIDFFKLRKLGVSPLAAWREDWRQTAARLDTRTHADRLRELTERHAGPVVMQSPYGNAVRNAADDRLVIQEITSALTPEDRQLVPDVEPTAEALLERVGSLATGLERLDRDLPGYAQAELQSRIAAVEAEPAQAPDRERRLDLLTRQRTSLEDLQSRRATMQRQLESASMALRSLRFDIVKLRTMGVSATADDFTNATQEARAVSRDLGYVLDAAEETRRL, from the coding sequence ATGTTCGACACCCCTGACGTCGCGCCTGAGCAGCTCCCCGGACATCGTGCCGGCAACGTGCACGGCAACCTCGGCCGGCACGATGCGCACGCCGCAGACGCAGCGATGCTGCGCGACCGGGTCACCGCGGCGGTCGGTGACATCTACCTCATTGATCGTGAGGTGGGACGTGGGGGCATGGCCGTGGTGTACGCAGCCGAGGACATTCGACTGCAGCGGAAGGTGGCCTTGAAGGTGCTGCCGCCCGACCTCGCGTTTCGCCCTGAGGTTCGCGAGCGCTTTGTGCGTGAAGCCCAGACGGCGGCACGACTCAATCACCCGCATATCGTGCCCATTTACGCGGTGCACGAAACGCAGGGGCTGGTGTGCTTCGCCATGTCGCTGGTGGAAGGGGAGAGCCTCGCGGCGCGGATTCTGCGCGAGCCCCGCCCCGCGTTTGCCTTTGTGGCCAATATGCTGGAGCAGATGGCCGATGCGTTGGCGTATGCGCATGCCAGCGGAGTGGTGCATCGCGATATCAAGCCGGACAACGTGCTGCTCGACAAGGATTCCGGGCGCGCGATGGTGACCGACTTCGGCATTGCGCGCGCTGCTGAGAGCGGATCACGGCTGACGCAGACCGGTATTGCCGTGGGCACGCCTGCCTTCATGAGCCCTGAACAAGCCATGGGCGACAAGGAAGTCGACGGCCGCAGTGACGTGTATTCCGTGGGCGTCATTGGCTATCTCATGCTCACTGGAAAGCTGCCGTTTGAGGCGTCGACTACGCCGGCGATGCTCATGAAGCAGGTGAGCGAGACGCCGCCGCTGCTGCGCGGCTTGCGCCCCGATGCGCCGCGCGTGCTGGTGGAGATTCTCGATCGGTGTCTGGCCAAGCGGCCGTCAGACCGGTGGGAAAGCGCCCTGCAACTGCGGGATACATTGCGGCGCGTGCAACGCGACGGGTCGTTATTGTCGCCAAACGTGGGGCCGCACGCTGCTCAGGCGCTGGCGCCCGTGGTGCCGCCGCCATCGCTGTCACGTGAGGCGGGGGACGACAAGTTCGGACACCGGGCGGAAGACTGGGCGCCGCGTCGTATCGTGGAGCCCGCACCGGCACCGCGGCAGTTGCCAGCGGTTGGCGCGTTGCCTCCGGTGCCGCAGCTGCCGCCGTTGCCGCTGGGCGCCGACCGCTCAGCGCAGCGCGCCTGGAAGAAGGCACAGAAGGATGCGGTGCGCACATGGCGCCAATCGGTGAAGGAACAGCGCAAGGCCAATTCGGCGGTATTCGTCGAACAGCTGAAGGCGCAGCAGTTGGCCAATCTCCCCGCCGCGACACCGGGCAAGTTGGCGGAGCGTGTCCTCACCTTCCGCAAACACGTCAAATGGCTTGGGGCATCGGCGGCAGTTGGCACGGCAAGCCTTCTGATTGGCGCCCCACTCAACATCGAGCCGCTCCTCATTCCGGCGGTTGGCGGTCTGATTGCGTCGATGGTGAGTCTGCAGCTCCTCACGATCGACTTTTTCAAACTGCGCAAGCTGGGCGTCTCGCCCTTGGCCGCGTGGCGCGAAGACTGGCGTCAGACGGCGGCACGGTTGGATACCCGCACGCACGCCGATCGCCTGCGCGAACTCACCGAACGTCATGCGGGCCCGGTGGTAATGCAGTCCCCGTACGGCAATGCCGTGCGCAATGCGGCCGACGATCGCCTGGTGATTCAGGAAATCACCAGCGCGTTGACGCCGGAAGACCGACAGCTGGTGCCCGATGTGGAGCCCACCGCCGAGGCGCTGCTGGAGCGGGTGGGCTCGTTGGCGACGGGACTGGAGCGGTTGGATCGTGACTTGCCGGGCTATGCGCAGGCGGAGTTGCAGTCGCGCATTGCGGCCGTGGAAGCGGAACCTGCGCAGGCGCCTGATCGGGAGCGTCGCCTGGACTTGCTCACACGTCAGCGGACCAGTCTGGAGGACTTGCAGTCACGTCGGGCCACCATGCAGCGGCAGCTCGAGAGCGCGAGCATGGCGTTGCGGTCACTCCGTTTCGATATCGTGAAGCTGCGTACGATGGGCGTGAGTGCCACTGCCGACGACTTTACGAACGCCACGCAGGAAGCCCGCGCCGTGTCACGCGATCTGGGCTACGTGCTGGACGCTGCCGAGGAAACCCGGCGGCTCTGA